From Parasteatoda tepidariorum isolate YZ-2023 chromosome 1, CAS_Ptep_4.0, whole genome shotgun sequence, one genomic window encodes:
- the LOC139426497 gene encoding uncharacterized protein, translating into MQKRSDLSDVQKGMIIGFRAKGGGTSETTYFVNCSRAAVVKVYRARQNGTVQNKRRGTCGAPRGIDDRGERRLRRCVQANRRATVEQLIAQMNQGATKSVSSITVQRTLAHMGLRSRSLVDAPMLTAVHR; encoded by the coding sequence ATGCAGAAACGTAGCGATTTATCCGACGTCCAAAAGGGCATGATTATTGGCTTTCGAGCCAAGGGTGGAGGCACTTCGGAAACGACTTATTTTGTGAACTGTTCGCGTGCCGCCGTGGTAAAAGTATACCGTGCAAGGCAAAATGGTACTGTACAAAACAAGCGGCGTGGCACATGTGGTGCACCACGGGGTATAGATGACAGAGGCGAACGAAGGCTACGGAGATGCGTTCAGGCGAACAGACGTGCAACTGTTGAGCAACTGATCGCCCAGATGAACCAAGGGGCTACCAAGAGTGTATCCTCAATAACTGTTCAGCGAACGTTGGCGCACATGGGCCTCCGCAGCAGAAGCCTGGTTGATGCACCTATGCTGACTGCTGTTCATCGGTGA